A single Aspergillus puulaauensis MK2 DNA, chromosome 7, nearly complete sequence DNA region contains:
- the MDH1 gene encoding malate dehydrogenase (COG:C;~EggNog:ENOG410PGCI;~InterPro:IPR015955,IPR001236,IPR036291,IPR001557, IPR010097,IPR001252,IPR022383;~PFAM:PF00056,PF02866;~go_function: GO:0003824 - catalytic activity [Evidence IEA];~go_function: GO:0016491 - oxidoreductase activity [Evidence IEA];~go_function: GO:0016615 - malate dehydrogenase activity [Evidence IEA];~go_function: GO:0016616 - oxidoreductase activity, acting on the CH-OH group of donors, NAD or NADP as acceptor [Evidence IEA];~go_function: GO:0030060 - L-malate dehydrogenase activity [Evidence IEA];~go_process: GO:0005975 - carbohydrate metabolic process [Evidence IEA];~go_process: GO:0006099 - tricarboxylic acid cycle [Evidence IEA];~go_process: GO:0006108 - malate metabolic process [Evidence IEA];~go_process: GO:0019752 - carboxylic acid metabolic process [Evidence IEA];~go_process: GO:0055114 - oxidation-reduction process [Evidence IEA]), which produces MFAARQSFGFIQKRAFSASASQASKVAVLGAAGGIGQPLSLLLKLNPRVSELALYDIRGGPGVAADLSHINTNSTVNGYQPDASGLENALKGSEIVLIPAGVPRKPGMTRDDLFNTNASIVRDLAKAAAKASPEANILVISNPVNSTVPIVSEVFKAAGVYNPKRLFGVTTLDVVRASRFISQVQGSDPSKEAVPVVGGHSGVTIVPLLSQSNHASIQGTTRDQLVNRIQFGGDEVVKAKDGAGSATLSMAMAGARFAESLLRAAQGEKGVVEPTFVDSPLYKDQGIDFFASKVELGPNGAEKINPVGAVNEYEQKLLEACLGDLKKNIQKGIDFVKANP; this is translated from the exons ATGTTCGCTGCTCGTCAATCCTTCGGCTTCATCCAGAAGCGggccttctccgcctctgcTAGCCAG GCCTCCAAGGTTGCTGTCCTCGGTGCCGCTGGTGGTATCGGACAGCCCCTGTCCCTTctcctcaagctcaacccTCGTGTTTCTGAGCTTGCTCTTTACGATATCCGCGGTGGTCCGG GTGTCGCTGCTGATCTCAGccacatcaacaccaacagcacTGTCAACGGTTACCAGCCCGATGCCAGTGGCCTTGAGAATGCCCTCAAGGGCTCCGAGATCGTCCTCATCCCTGCCGGTGTCCCCCGTAAGCCCGGCATGACCCGTGACG AtctcttcaacaccaacgcGTCGATTGTCCGTGACCTTGCTAAGGCTGCTGCCAAGGCTTCTCCTGAGGCCAACATCCTTGTCATCTCCAACCCT GTCAACTCCACCGTCCCCATCGTCTCTGAGGTCTTCAAGGCCGCTGGTGTCTACAACCCCAAGCGCCTCTTCGGTGTCACCACCCTTGATGTCGTCCGCGCCTCTCGCTTCATCTCCCAGGTCCAGGGAAGCGACCCCTCCAAGGAGGCTGTTCCCGTCGTTGGTGGACACTCTGGTGTGACCATCGTTCCTCTGCTCTCTCAGTCCAACCACGCCAGCATCCAGGGCACTACTCGTGAccagcttgtcaaccgcATCCAGTTCGGTGGTGACGAGGtcgtcaaggccaaggaTGGTGCTGGTTCCGCCACTCTCtccatggccatggctggTGCTCGCTTCGCTGAGTCTCTCCTCCGTGCCGCCCAGGGCGAGAAGGGCGTTGTTGAGCCCACTTTCGTTGACAGCCCTCTCTACAAGGACCAGGGTATCGACTTTTTCGCCTCCAAGGTTGAGCTCGGCCCCAACGGTGCTGAGAAGATCAACCCCGTCGGCGCGGTCAACGAGTACGAGCAGAAGCTCCTTGAGGCCTG
- a CDS encoding uncharacterized protein (COG:S;~EggNog:ENOG410PR1V;~InterPro:IPR039453,IPR039454;~PFAM:PF17304;~TransMembrane:2 (i136-156o168-186i);~go_component: GO:0031307 - integral component of mitochondrial outer membrane [Evidence IEA];~go_function: GO:1990593 - nascent polypeptide-associated complex binding [Evidence IEA]) produces MSYADAAARGPKQSPEEVCHHTRRTNSLTLLTLIAGVSEATELRLLIPKKLIKSGFISRAPEINRVYKDEGESTASLIDVDSPHVQSVDSDFLQQNVQTSTQAERIEREEEEARGAREKKARAKASRGHGNETNPVYLGNAAILALVSAGLGFGAYHKHAQGKLSWELVGLWTGAVGAFGAVDYFVSKWFLQNKYPPKN; encoded by the exons ATGAGTTACGCCGACGCTGCCGCAAGGGGTCCCAAGCAATCCCCTGAAGAGGTATGTCACCACACCCGTCGGACAAATTCTTTGACCTTACTGACTCTAATCGCAGGCGTAAGTGAAGCTACTGAATTGCGACTTTTGATACCTAAAAAACTAATCAAATCTGGTTTCATCAGCCGTGCCCCCGAAATCAACCGAGTTTACAAAGATGAAGGCGAGAGCACAGCATCCCTAATCGACGTCGACAGCCCTCACGTGCAGTCGGTAGACTCCGATTTCCTGCAACAAAATGTGCAAACAAGCACTCAGGCGGAGCGGATAGAgcgtgaggaagaggaagcccgAGGAGCCcgtgagaagaaggcgagagcTAAGGCCTCGCGTGGCCATGGCAATGAGACCAACCCGGTATACCTTGGCAATGCCGCTattctcgccctcgtcagCGCAGGTCTTGGATTCGGTGCTTACCACAAGCACGCACAAGGCAAGCTTTCGTGGGAGCTTGTTGGGCTGTGGACGGGTGCTGTGGGTGCTTTTGGCGCCGTCGATTACTTCGTCAGCAA GTGGTTCCTCCAGAATAAGTACCCTCCTAAAAACTAA
- the BOS1 gene encoding protein transport protein bos1 (COG:U;~EggNog:ENOG410PJYZ;~InterPro:IPR027027;~PFAM:PF12352;~TransMembrane:1 (i220-240o);~go_component: GO:0005794 - Golgi apparatus [Evidence IEA];~go_function: GO:0005484 - SNAP receptor activity [Evidence IEA];~go_process: GO:0016192 - vesicle-mediated transport [Evidence IEA]) encodes MNSLFNSALKQSSAIRRDLDTFAQSPATTPAALQGQVAASLASLSRTIDDYSALSKRELIPEKQEKAFERVKNFRAELQDYRQHFDRLRKEREDAQSVTNRHELLGRRPHHTATPENPYAQPSVAHDSPFAPSSSRSGTGFGGSDYTRETHALREQSLLSSTSSQLDDFLDRGRAVLADLGQQREVLKGTQRRLYSVANTLGVSGETIRKVERRAKQDKWIFWAGVILFLLFCWAVIHFLR; translated from the exons ATG AATTCGCTATTCAATTCTGCTCTCAAGCAGTCATCTGCGATTCGCCGCGACTTAGACACGTTCGCACAATCCCCTGCCACAACACCTGCAGCGTTACAAG GCCAGGTTGCAGCGTCTTTAGCGTCGCTATCCAGGACGATTGACGACTACTCTGCTTTATCGAAAAGGGAATTAATACCAGAGAAGCAGGAAAAGGCGTTCGAGAGAGTCAAGAACTTCCGGGCAGAACTACAAGATTATCGACAACATTTCGACCGACTAcggaaagagagagaggatGCT CAATCTGTGACCAACCGCCATGAGCTTCTCGGTCGTCGTCCGCATCACACAGCTACACCTGAGAACCCTTATGCCCAGCCTTCGGTGGCCCACGATTCACCATttgcgccttcttcatcgcggTCGGGCACTGGTTTTGGAGGGTCGGACTATACTCGGGAAACGCATGCACTAAGGGAGCAATCCCTCCTATCAAGCACAAGCTCCCAGCTTGATGATTTCCTTGATCGGGGCCGTGCTGTGCTTGCTGACCTTGGGCAGCAGCGGGAAGTACTAAAGGGCACACAACGCCGTCTTTACAGCGTCGCAAACACCCTCGGCGTCAGCGGAGAAACAATTCGAAAGGTTGAGCGGCGAGCGAAGCAGGATAAATGGATTTTTTGGGCAGGAGTGATACTATTCCTCTTGTTCTGTTGGGCGGTGATCCACTTTTTGAGATGA